CAAGGACAGCAGCACGAGCGCGCAGGAGGCGAGGATGGGGAACGGAAGGTTCATGGTGCGATCATCCGATGCAGGAGGTGCGGTCCGCTGGAACATGCGTACCGTTGTATTCACCCGCTGCCATCGGGTCTGTTCGGCAGCGCACGCGCCGTCGACCCATGATCCGGACTTCCGCCTTCAGCCCGGGAACGCCCCGCCCGCGCTGTGTCCGTCAGCGCACAGACAAGGATTGAGCCAATGACCACGATACGAGCCCGTATACCTCTATGTCGGAGAACAATTCATGAGTCTTGGAACCATATTGCTGGTCGTGCTGATACTGATCCTGATCGGCGTCATTCCGACCTGGGGCCACAGCCGCAACTGGGGCTACGGCCCGAGCGGCGGCGTGGGTCTGATCGTCATCGTGCTGATCGTGCTGCTGCTGATGGGTCGCATATGACGCAGCGCAGGGTTGCGGCATCGCGCCCGGGCCATCTGACGGGGGCGATGCTCGCGCTCTGCGTGCTGCTCGCCGGCTGCGGCGATACGGCGAAACTTCAGGTCGCCGCAGGTACCGGGCCGGAGCCGATGTTGCCGACGCCTGTCAGCAGCCTGCTGCCGACCGTGCATATCGCGCCCGCCATCGGCTGGCCCGCGGGCGGCGCACCCCTTGCTGCACCCGGCACGCAGGTCGCCGCCTTCGCGCGCGGCCTCGATCACCCGCGCTGGCTGCACGTACTGCCCAACGGCGACGTGCTGGTGGCGGAAAGCAATGCGCCGGCAACACCGGACGACGGCAAGGGCCTCAAGGGCTGGATCAGCGGACTGGTCATGAAGCGGGCCGGCGCCGGCGTGCCGAGCGCCAACCGCATCACCCTGCTGCGCGACAGCGACTGTGACGGCATCGCCGACCAGCGCAGCGTGCTGCTCGCCGGTCTGAATTCGCCCTTCGGCATGGCGCTGGTCGGCGACACGCTGTATGTCGCCAACACCGACGCCGTACTCGGCTTTCCCTACGTCACCGGCAGCACTGAAATCACCGCAGCCGGCGTCAAGCTGGTCGATCTGCCCGGCGGGCCGATCAACCATCACTGGACGAAGAACCTGATCGCCAATCCCGAGGGCAGTCTGCTTTACGTCACGACCGGTTCGAACAGCAACGTCGCCGAGCGCGGCATGGCGGCCGAAGAAGGTCGCGCCGCCATCTGGGAGGTGGATCTGGCGACGCGCACGCACCGCCTGTTCGCCACCGGCCTGCGCAACCCGAACGGACTGGCGTGGGACCCGCATCGCAAGGCCCTGTGGACGGTGGTGAATGAACGCGACGAGATCGGCAGCGATCTGGTGCCCGATTACCTCACCTCGGTGCGCGACGGCGACTTCTACGGCTGGCCGTACAGCTATTTCGGCCAGCATGTCGATGTGCGGGTACAGCCGCAGCAGCCGGCACTGGTCGCCCGCGCCCGCAAGCCCGACTACGCGCTCGGGCCTCACACCGCCTCGCTCGGTCTGGCGTCGTCGGCCGGCACTACGCTGCCTGCGGCGTTCGCCAGCGGCATGTTCATCGGCCAGCACGGCTCGTGGAACCGCCGGCCGCACAGCGGCTACAAGGTCATCTTCGTGCCGTTCGGCGACGGCAAGCCCGCGGGCGAACCGATCGATGTGCTGACCGGCTTCCTGAGCGCAGACGGCGAAGCCTATGGCCGACCGGTGGGTGTCGCGCTCGACGGCAAGGGCGCGCTGCTGGTGGCCGATGATGTCGGCAACACGATCTGGCGCGTCACGGCTGCGGCGAAATGAGCACGACCATCAGGCTCGCGGCAGCCGCCACGACCACGCTCATCGTGATGGTCGTGCTCGACCTTGTCTGGCTCGGCGTCATCGCGAAATCGACCTACCAGCAGGGCATCGGCCACCTGATGGCCGATCGGCCGGTCATTCCGGTGGCCGTGCTGTTCTACGTCATCTATGCGGTCGGACTGACGATATTCACCATCCGGCCATTCGCAGCGGTACCCGGTCTCGGGCAGACCGTCATCGCCGCCGCGCTGTTCGGCTTCTTCGCCTACGCGACCTACGACCTGACCAACCTTGCGACACTCAAGGACTGGCCGGTCCGCATCGTGTTGATCGACATCGCCTGGGGCATCTTCGTCAGCGCCGTCTCGGCCACCGCAGGCAAGTGGATGCTCGACCGGCTCTCGGCGGGCTGAGGTTGGCGGGGCGTCCATTGCGGGGGCTGAGACCTGTGGGAGCTGAGACCTGTGGGAGCTGAGACCTGTGGGAGCTGAGACCTGTGGGAGCTGAGACCTGTGGGAGCTGAGACCTGTGGGAGCTGAGACCTGTGGGAGCTGAGACCTGTGGGAGCTGAGACCTGTGGGAGCTGAGACCTGTGGGAGCTGAGACCTGTGGGAGCTGAGACCTGTGGGAGCTGAGACCTGTGGGAGCGGCGGCCTCGCCGCGATCGGCGCGATGATCGCTGATCAACGCGCCGATCGCGGCGAGGCCGCCGCTCCCACAAAACCTGCGCCGCTCCCACAAAACCTGCGCCGCTCCCACAAAACCTGCGCCGCTCCCGCAAGGGGACTCCGGCGGCGCCGCAGCTCAAGGCAGCGTATGCCCCTCGAACTGCTGTCTCAGCTTGAGCTTGAGCATCTTGCCGGTGGCGGTGTGCGGGATTTCATCCACGAACACGACATCGTCCGGGATCTGCCAGCGGGCGATCTTGCCTTCGTAAAACGCGAGCATCCCGGCGCGATCGAGTTCGGCGCCGGGCTTCTTCACGACGACCAGCAGCGGGCGCTCGTCCCATTTCGGGTGGCGGCACGCGATGACCGCCGCTTCGAGCACGGCCGAATGCGCCATGGCGATGTTCTCCAGCTCGATCGAACTGATCCATTCGCCGCCCGACTTGATCACGTCCTTGCTGCGGTCGGTGATCTGCATGTAGCCGTCGGCATCGATGGTGGCGACGTCGCCGGTGGCGAACCACCACTGGCCGTCGAGTTCGCGCAGTGCCGAGCCGGCTTCGCCGAAATAGCGCTCGATCACCCAGGCGCCGCGCACCAGCAGGTCGCCGCTGCTGCGGCCGTCCCACGGCAGTGCACAGCCGTCGTCGCCGACGATGGCCAGATCGATGCCGCAGATGGCGCGGCCCTGCTTGTTCAGCAGCGCGCGCTGCGCGTCCGGCGGCAGCGTCGCGTGCTGCGCCTTGAGCCGCGACAGCGTGCCCAGCGGCGACAGTTCGGTCATGCCCCAGGCGTGTATGACCTGGACGCCGTAGTCCTCTTCGAGCGTCTGCCGCATGGCCGGCGGACAGGCTGCGCCGCCGATGACGGTGCGCTTCAGGCTGGACATCTTCAGCCCGGCGCACTTCAGGTGGTTGATGACGCCCAGCCACACGGTCGGCACGCCGGCGCTGAACGTCACCTGTTCCTGTTCGAACAGCTCGTGCAGCGACTTGCCGTCGAGGAAGGGACCGGGGAACACCAGCTTGGCGCCGACCATCGGCCCGCTGTACGGCAGACCCCAGGCGTTGACGTGGAACATCGGCACCACCGGCAGGATGACGTCGGCGGCCGAACAGCCCATCGCGTCAGGCAGCGCCGCGCC
The sequence above is a segment of the Methyloversatilis sp. RAC08 genome. Coding sequences within it:
- a CDS encoding DUF3309 family protein — protein: MSLGTILLVVLILILIGVIPTWGHSRNWGYGPSGGVGLIVIVLIVLLLMGRI
- a CDS encoding PQQ-dependent sugar dehydrogenase; the protein is MLALCVLLAGCGDTAKLQVAAGTGPEPMLPTPVSSLLPTVHIAPAIGWPAGGAPLAAPGTQVAAFARGLDHPRWLHVLPNGDVLVAESNAPATPDDGKGLKGWISGLVMKRAGAGVPSANRITLLRDSDCDGIADQRSVLLAGLNSPFGMALVGDTLYVANTDAVLGFPYVTGSTEITAAGVKLVDLPGGPINHHWTKNLIANPEGSLLYVTTGSNSNVAERGMAAEEGRAAIWEVDLATRTHRLFATGLRNPNGLAWDPHRKALWTVVNERDEIGSDLVPDYLTSVRDGDFYGWPYSYFGQHVDVRVQPQQPALVARARKPDYALGPHTASLGLASSAGTTLPAAFASGMFIGQHGSWNRRPHSGYKVIFVPFGDGKPAGEPIDVLTGFLSADGEAYGRPVGVALDGKGALLVADDVGNTIWRVTAAAK
- a CDS encoding DUF2177 family protein, with the translated sequence MSTTIRLAAAATTTLIVMVVLDLVWLGVIAKSTYQQGIGHLMADRPVIPVAVLFYVIYAVGLTIFTIRPFAAVPGLGQTVIAAALFGFFAYATYDLTNLATLKDWPVRIVLIDIAWGIFVSAVSATAGKWMLDRLSAG
- a CDS encoding 3-(methylthio)propionyl-CoA ligase, which produces MNPVPGQMMQMPLLISNLIRHAARHHGDTEIVSRRVEGDIHRTTYREAELRSRKFAQALARLGTQPGERIGTLAWNGYRHFEIYYGVSGSQRVCHTINPRLFPDQIAWIANDAADQVLCFDLTFLQLVEKIAPELTQVRHFVLMTDRARMPASTTLPSLLCYEKLIDAEDGDYRWPEFDENTASSLCYTSGTTGHPKGALYSHRSSVLHAYGAALPDAMGCSAADVILPVVPMFHVNAWGLPYSGPMVGAKLVFPGPFLDGKSLHELFEQEQVTFSAGVPTVWLGVINHLKCAGLKMSSLKRTVIGGAACPPAMRQTLEEDYGVQVIHAWGMTELSPLGTLSRLKAQHATLPPDAQRALLNKQGRAICGIDLAIVGDDGCALPWDGRSSGDLLVRGAWVIERYFGEAGSALRELDGQWWFATGDVATIDADGYMQITDRSKDVIKSGGEWISSIELENIAMAHSAVLEAAVIACRHPKWDERPLLVVVKKPGAELDRAGMLAFYEGKIARWQIPDDVVFVDEIPHTATGKMLKLKLRQQFEGHTLP